The following are encoded in a window of Candidatus Gastranaerophilales bacterium genomic DNA:
- the leuD gene encoding 3-isopropylmalate dehydratase small subunit, protein MTNISGNAWVYKDNVDTDVIIPARYLNTSDPKELAKYCMEDIDQAFAKEVKAGDIIVAGENFGCGSSREHAPIAIKASGVSVVIAKTFARIFYRNAINIGLPILENSQLPDEVQKGDVIEVDLASGKIYNKTQNKEYSTAKFPESIQNLIKAGGLVNYTREKLAK, encoded by the coding sequence ATGACAAATATTTCGGGTAACGCTTGGGTTTACAAAGATAATGTTGATACGGATGTAATCATTCCGGCAAGATATTTAAACACTTCTGATCCTAAAGAACTTGCAAAATACTGTATGGAAGATATAGACCAAGCTTTTGCCAAAGAAGTAAAAGCAGGCGATATAATAGTAGCAGGTGAAAATTTCGGCTGCGGAAGCTCAAGAGAACACGCTCCTATCGCAATAAAAGCAAGCGGAGTAAGCGTTGTTATAGCTAAGACTTTTGCAAGAATATTCTACAGAAACGCCATTAACATAGGTTTGCCTATCCTGGAAAACTCTCAGCTTCCTGATGAAGTTCAAAAAGGTGATGTTATAGAAGTCGATTTAGCTTCGGGAAAAATATACAACAAAACCCAAAATAAAGAATACTCAACGGCTAAATTCCCGGAGTCTATCCAAAATCTTATTAAAGCGGGCGGTTTGGTTAACTACACCAGAGAAAAATTAGCAAAATAA
- a CDS encoding ABC transporter permease — translation MSKINELKINRSPLRQIFKDKFARIAIFILFVFYILIAFADFFAVNSEDFSDRHISYAPPSKIFVIDQRGNLSKPYTYNYTRTFNKETFSTDYTLDRSQKYYLKLFAKGFEYKFLGVFKTDRHLVGLDKPAGRLYFLGADINGRDNFSRLLYGGQVSLTIGFLALFISFPIGLIYGGIAGFSGGIVDTVMMRIAEAIMSIPSFYLLIILAALLPAGMTSTQRFTLIIVILAFIGWAGFSRVVRGMVLSIKTQEYVESAKAIGASSLRIIMKHILPQTASFVIVAVTLSVPGYILGESGLSFLGLGIQQPDASWGNMLKEAQEYTNIIYRPWLLTPGYLIFITILSFNLIGDTIRDILDPKSYGR, via the coding sequence ATGAGTAAAATAAATGAGTTAAAAATAAACAGAAGCCCCCTAAGGCAAATATTTAAAGATAAATTTGCACGTATAGCTATTTTTATATTGTTCGTTTTTTATATTTTGATAGCGTTTGCGGACTTTTTCGCTGTAAATTCCGAAGACTTTAGCGACAGGCATATTTCTTATGCACCGCCTTCTAAAATTTTTGTAATAGACCAGCGTGGAAACCTCTCAAAACCTTATACATACAACTATACAAGAACATTTAACAAAGAAACCTTTTCGACAGACTATACTCTTGACAGGTCGCAAAAATACTATTTGAAACTTTTTGCCAAAGGGTTTGAATACAAATTTTTAGGTGTATTCAAAACGGACAGGCACCTCGTCGGACTTGATAAACCTGCCGGCAGGCTGTATTTTTTAGGCGCCGATATTAACGGCAGAGATAATTTTTCAAGACTCTTATACGGAGGGCAGGTATCATTGACAATCGGATTTTTGGCATTATTTATATCGTTTCCGATAGGCTTGATTTACGGCGGTATAGCAGGGTTTAGCGGCGGAATTGTCGATACCGTTATGATGCGTATAGCAGAAGCGATTATGTCTATACCGAGCTTTTATCTCCTGATAATTTTAGCAGCGCTTTTGCCCGCCGGAATGACAAGCACACAAAGGTTTACTCTCATAATAGTAATACTGGCTTTTATAGGCTGGGCAGGGTTTTCAAGGGTAGTGAGGGGAATGGTTTTATCCATCAAAACACAGGAATATGTAGAATCAGCCAAAGCAATAGGGGCAAGCAGTTTAAGAATTATTATGAAACATATCCTTCCTCAAACCGCAAGTTTTGTCATAGTAGCCGTAACCTTAAGCGTACCCGGGTATATCCTGGGCGAGTCGGGGTTGAGCTTTTTGGGGTTAGGTATTCAGCAGCCCGACGCAAGCTGGGGTAATATGCTCAAAGAAGCACAGGAATACACAAATATAATCTACAGGCCATGGCTTTTGACTCCGGGGTATTTGATTTTTATAACAATTTTGTCCTTTAACTTAATAGGCGATACCATAAGAGATATTTTAGACCCCAAAAGCTACGGGCGATAA
- a CDS encoding ABC transporter permease, which produces MSIPLYILKRILQSIPLLILVSIFSFFIIRMSPIDPLSELKLNPAISAATLKAEEQRLGLHLPLYKQYFKWAGSFVRGDFGVTTAGEKVSDKLKERIPNTLLLTIITILFTWVVGIPLGIYAALNWRKPIDRIITVFTSVGMAIPSFFFALLLLVFAVKTGWFPVGGLTSPGFSNMNWFFKILDISHHLFLPVLVLFTLSLASLQRQMRGNLLDVLESDYIKLARAKGLSENTVVYKHALINAINPMITLIGFEFAGLLSGAALTEYVFQYPGLGRLVLEAVLKSDINLVMASLMIGSIMLIAGNLIGDILLKSVDPRVVME; this is translated from the coding sequence ATGTCTATCCCTTTATATATACTGAAAAGAATACTGCAATCCATACCATTATTAATTTTGGTATCGATTTTCAGCTTTTTTATAATAAGAATGAGTCCTATTGACCCTTTAAGCGAACTAAAGCTTAACCCTGCCATTTCAGCGGCAACTCTCAAAGCCGAGGAACAAAGACTCGGGCTTCATTTACCTTTGTATAAACAGTATTTTAAATGGGCAGGAAGTTTTGTAAGAGGAGATTTCGGAGTAACAACCGCCGGGGAAAAGGTTTCCGATAAGCTCAAAGAACGTATACCAAACACTCTTCTTTTAACAATAATAACAATACTTTTCACCTGGGTTGTCGGAATACCGCTGGGTATTTATGCAGCCTTAAACTGGCGAAAGCCGATAGACAGGATAATTACAGTATTTACCTCAGTAGGAATGGCTATCCCCTCTTTTTTCTTTGCATTGCTGCTTCTGGTTTTCGCCGTAAAAACAGGATGGTTTCCTGTCGGAGGATTAACCAGCCCCGGATTTAGCAATATGAACTGGTTTTTTAAGATTTTAGATATTTCCCATCATTTATTCCTGCCCGTGCTTGTACTTTTTACACTAAGCCTTGCAAGTCTTCAAAGACAAATGAGAGGAAATTTGCTTGATGTTTTGGAATCAGATTATATAAAACTTGCCCGTGCAAAAGGGCTTAGCGAAAATACCGTAGTCTACAAACATGCTTTAATTAACGCAATAAACCCTATGATAACGCTTATAGGTTTTGAGTTTGCAGGTTTATTGAGCGGCGCGGCCTTAACAGAATATGTTTTTCAGTACCCCGGCTTGGGAAGGCTTGTTTTGGAAGCCGTACTCAAGTCTGACATTAATCTTGTTATGGCATCGCTTATGATTGGCTCAATAATGCTTATTGCAGGGAATTTGATTGGTGATATTCTTTTAAAATCAGTTGACCCGCGGGTGGTGATGGAATGA